The proteins below are encoded in one region of Phaseolus vulgaris cultivar G19833 chromosome 1, P. vulgaris v2.0, whole genome shotgun sequence:
- the LOC137816446 gene encoding F-box/FBD/LRR-repeat protein At1g13570-like isoform X1, with amino-acid sequence MNIQNLNFSSFQDVTLVSIPSQFFHAAPFSLRFTGRELPQSLCLTDMEPDRISYLPGHVIDQILSHLSIKEAVRTSVLSSKWRYRWATLPNLVFDGQCVSVAAQDHVIIKNKLLRTVDHVLLLHSGSINKFKLSHRDLLGVADIDRWTLHLCRKSVKEFVLEIWKGQRYKIHSCLFCCQSLTHLELFNCWLKPPSTFKGFRNLKSLDLQHVTLAQDVFENLISSCPVLERLTLMNFDGFTHLNIDAPNLLFFDIGGKFEDISFENTSQLAVVSIGLYVNFEINQSRFRGGSSNLLKFFLHLPHVQRLEVQSYFLKYLAVGVVPVNLPRPCIDLSYLSIRINFNDLKEISAALCLLRSSPNLQELEILARPEEQTVLVTHAYSWEDVYFACPEMHLRNVKIDGISGIKPELDFISFLLLYSPVLERMIVKPVSNIGTELMKELLRFRRVSRQAEIVYLDSS; translated from the exons ATGAATATACAAAATCTCAATTTCTCTTCATTCCAAGATGTAACCCTTGTCTCTATTCCATCACAGTTTTTTCATGCTGCACCATTTTCTCTTCGTTTCACT GGGAGAGAGCTACCCCAGTCTCTTTGCCTAACCGATATGGAGCCAGACAGAATCAGTTACTTGCCAGGTCATGTAATAGACCAAATTTTGTCGCATTTGTCAATTAAGGAGGCAGTGAGAACAAGTGTTTTATCTAGCAAATGGAGGTACAGATGGGCCACGCTACCGAATCTTGTGTTCGATGGCCAATGTGTCTCTGTGGCTGCTCAGGACCATGTGATTATCAAGAACAAGCTTTTGAGAACTGTTGATCATGTACTGCTACTTCATTCTGGGTCAATCAACAAGTTCAAACTCTCCCATCGTGATCTCCTAGGTGTGGCTGATATTGATCGTTGGACGCTTCATTTATGCAGAAAGTCTGTTAAAGAGTTTGTGCTGGAAATCTGGAAAGGACAGCGGTATAAGATACACTCGTGTTTGTTTTGTTGTCAAAGTTTGACTCATTTAGAGTTGTTTAATTGTTGGCTTAAACCTCCATCTACATTTAAAGGCTTCAGGAACTTAAAGAGTCTTGATCTGCAACATGTTACCTTGGCTCAGgatgtttttgaaaacttaataTCCAGCTGCCCAGTGCTTGAACGGTTGACATTGATGAACTTTGATGGTTTCACTCATCTTAATATTGATGCACCGAATCTCCTTTTCTTTGACATTGGGGGTAAATTTGAAGATATTAGCTTTGAGAACACTTCCCAATTAGCTGTGGTATCCATTGGCTTGTATGTGAACTTTGAAATCAATCAAAGTAGATTTCGTGGAGGCTCTAGCAATTTGCTCAAATTTTTTCTTCATCTGCCTCACGTGCAAAGGCTAGAGGTTCAAAGCTATTTTTTAAAG TATTTGGCAGTGGGGGTTGTGCCAGTAAATCTTCCAAGACCATGCATTGATCTAAGTTATCTTTCCATACGAATAAACTTTAATGATTTGAAGGAAATCTCAGCTGCTCTTTGCCTCTTAAGAAGCTCTCCTAATCTACAAGAACTAGAAATATTG GCTCGACCAGAGGAGCAGACTGTTCTGGTAACACACGCCTATTCTTGGGAAGATGTGTATTTTGCTTGTCCAGAGATGCATCTGCGAAATGTGAAGATAGATGGCATATCTGGAATCAAACCTGAATTAGATTTTATCAGTTTTCTACTTCTATACTCTCCTGTGTTGGAAAGGATGATTGTGAAGCCTGTTTCAAACATCGGAACAGAACTGATGAAAGAACTGTTGCGGTTCAGAAGAGTCTCAAGACAAGCTGAAATTGTTTACCTGGACTCCTCTTAG
- the LOC137816446 gene encoding F-box/FBD/LRR-repeat protein At1g13570-like isoform X2 — MGRELPQSLCLTDMEPDRISYLPGHVIDQILSHLSIKEAVRTSVLSSKWRYRWATLPNLVFDGQCVSVAAQDHVIIKNKLLRTVDHVLLLHSGSINKFKLSHRDLLGVADIDRWTLHLCRKSVKEFVLEIWKGQRYKIHSCLFCCQSLTHLELFNCWLKPPSTFKGFRNLKSLDLQHVTLAQDVFENLISSCPVLERLTLMNFDGFTHLNIDAPNLLFFDIGGKFEDISFENTSQLAVVSIGLYVNFEINQSRFRGGSSNLLKFFLHLPHVQRLEVQSYFLKYLAVGVVPVNLPRPCIDLSYLSIRINFNDLKEISAALCLLRSSPNLQELEILARPEEQTVLVTHAYSWEDVYFACPEMHLRNVKIDGISGIKPELDFISFLLLYSPVLERMIVKPVSNIGTELMKELLRFRRVSRQAEIVYLDSS, encoded by the exons ATG GGGAGAGAGCTACCCCAGTCTCTTTGCCTAACCGATATGGAGCCAGACAGAATCAGTTACTTGCCAGGTCATGTAATAGACCAAATTTTGTCGCATTTGTCAATTAAGGAGGCAGTGAGAACAAGTGTTTTATCTAGCAAATGGAGGTACAGATGGGCCACGCTACCGAATCTTGTGTTCGATGGCCAATGTGTCTCTGTGGCTGCTCAGGACCATGTGATTATCAAGAACAAGCTTTTGAGAACTGTTGATCATGTACTGCTACTTCATTCTGGGTCAATCAACAAGTTCAAACTCTCCCATCGTGATCTCCTAGGTGTGGCTGATATTGATCGTTGGACGCTTCATTTATGCAGAAAGTCTGTTAAAGAGTTTGTGCTGGAAATCTGGAAAGGACAGCGGTATAAGATACACTCGTGTTTGTTTTGTTGTCAAAGTTTGACTCATTTAGAGTTGTTTAATTGTTGGCTTAAACCTCCATCTACATTTAAAGGCTTCAGGAACTTAAAGAGTCTTGATCTGCAACATGTTACCTTGGCTCAGgatgtttttgaaaacttaataTCCAGCTGCCCAGTGCTTGAACGGTTGACATTGATGAACTTTGATGGTTTCACTCATCTTAATATTGATGCACCGAATCTCCTTTTCTTTGACATTGGGGGTAAATTTGAAGATATTAGCTTTGAGAACACTTCCCAATTAGCTGTGGTATCCATTGGCTTGTATGTGAACTTTGAAATCAATCAAAGTAGATTTCGTGGAGGCTCTAGCAATTTGCTCAAATTTTTTCTTCATCTGCCTCACGTGCAAAGGCTAGAGGTTCAAAGCTATTTTTTAAAG TATTTGGCAGTGGGGGTTGTGCCAGTAAATCTTCCAAGACCATGCATTGATCTAAGTTATCTTTCCATACGAATAAACTTTAATGATTTGAAGGAAATCTCAGCTGCTCTTTGCCTCTTAAGAAGCTCTCCTAATCTACAAGAACTAGAAATATTG GCTCGACCAGAGGAGCAGACTGTTCTGGTAACACACGCCTATTCTTGGGAAGATGTGTATTTTGCTTGTCCAGAGATGCATCTGCGAAATGTGAAGATAGATGGCATATCTGGAATCAAACCTGAATTAGATTTTATCAGTTTTCTACTTCTATACTCTCCTGTGTTGGAAAGGATGATTGTGAAGCCTGTTTCAAACATCGGAACAGAACTGATGAAAGAACTGTTGCGGTTCAGAAGAGTCTCAAGACAAGCTGAAATTGTTTACCTGGACTCCTCTTAG